One Thermodesulfobacteriota bacterium genomic window, TACAGGCAACCGTGTCATTATTGTCATTCACCCCTGGTTTTTTTTATGTTAACTCGGAGGATCTGATCATGACAAAAGCTTATCACCGTCTTGAAACCAAGCTCATTCACACCGGTGAGCCCGATCCGCTTATTAACGGCGCGGTCAGCATACCGGTTTTTCAGTCATCCACTTTTGAATATTCCGGTCAGGCAAGCTATCACGATCTAAAATACATTCGTTTGAATAACACCCCCAACCATATTGCACTTCATCAAAAGCTGGCCGCACTGGAAAATGCCGAGACAGCAGTGGTGACATCCAGCGGTATGGCGGCAATTTCAACCACGATTTTAGCGCTGCTCTCCTCAGGAGATCATTTCCTGGCACAAGAGTGCCTCTACGGCGGCACGCATGACTTTATGTTAAAAGACCTAACGGCCCTAAATATTTCATTTGACTTCATTAATGGAGATACCCCCGCAAACTGGGAAGATAAATTGCGCCCCAATACCAAAGCGGTTTACGTAGAAACCATGACCAACCCACTGCTTCAAATTGCCGATTTAAAAGC contains:
- a CDS encoding PLP-dependent aspartate aminotransferase family protein; this translates as MTKAYHRLETKLIHTGEPDPLINGAVSIPVFQSSTFEYSGQASYHDLKYIRLNNTPNHIALHQKLAALENAETAVVTSSGMAAISTTILALLSSGDHFLAQECLYGGTHDFMLKDLTALNISFDFINGDTPANWEDKLRPNTKAVYVETMTNPLLQIADLKAVVEFAKANHLISIIDNTFATPINFRPPELGFDLSVHSCTKYLNGHSDIVAGAVIGRGELIEKIIHKLNHLGGSLDPHACFLLHRGMKTLAVRMKHQNQSALDIARFLEKHEAIEKVMTSGPAGGLHKAL